TGTTCTTTCTTGTTAAGTTTCACACTCAAAAATATGTATCTGTATGTTTCTGTTCCTGAGAAAGATACGTCAGATAATAGCAGGCTGATAAAGAAAAGTAGGTTTATGACACTCCGGTGTTACGCCTCTAATCTGTTGTACCTGCAgagcatttaaagctgctgctcGTCACATCATTAACGTTAGAGCTGAGGCTGGACATCACTGAAACCAACACAGAGATCAAACTCAACTGAGTAATactgaaacagcagagagatgagGTTAGTATCTGCTTTAAAtttttataatatttaaaaatattttacattttttctttttataatatTGTACGTACCGTTTTCAGAATCCCTCTCTGTGGATGCTTTTGATTTCTAATTGTGTGTCCTTTCCACAAGCATCCCTTCTTTTGTTTGCTGATTCAtttatggaggaggaggaggatgtctAATTACATCTTTAActgaagtaaaataaagattaacGTAGAATATAAATATTCTGTCAAAACATAAAAGTAAGTTAGTTATCAGCTACAACAATGTAAAGTACTAAGGTAAATTTGTTTATCATTTTGCAGCAGGTTCACCACTGACTGTCATTATAACcccaattttaaaaagttggttcattgtgtaaaatgttgattaaaactaaatttgatggtttgcaaatctttaaaagcttttatttaatcTGAATTGACCAGATTCTGGAGTTTGGAAAGTAAAATGCAGTCCCCTTCTTGCCTGATGGGATTCAAGCTGCTCAGCAGATCAGGGTTAGAGTGGTTTGTTTTCAGTAGCTGTAGAGGTGGGACGCACTAATCTTTATTGAGCAGCTTATTGGTGTCATTTGCACTATAGAGCAGGaatattttggtttcactttttgcagaaagggaggaggtggagatcaACATCCATCTCTTTGTACAGTCAGTGAGTTTGGTGGTACAGCAGCAGATATTTCGTCAGCAGGTTGAACATGCAGTGCCTGAGATGGAAGATATTTCTTGCAGctgttaaatgttatttatttttaatctccaTCAGTGCTGCTCAGAGTCAAACAACACTGGAGTCCCTGCAGTGCCACTTCACCTGGAACCTGGACCAAAATTGGCCCCGATGTTTACGTCTCAGAGAAAAGCTGGAGGACATGGCTGCTGAGGAGGGAAACAGGTGGCTCGGCCACATCTACAACCTGCAGGGGTTCATTCAATACAAGCTGGGGTTAAATGAAGATGCTAAGGCTTCGTTCAGCAAGGCTGCAGAGGCCTTCCATGAGCTGAGACATGCAGATGAGGGTCCCTGGTTATTGGTGAACTATGGGAGCCTGGCCTGGCTGCACCACAACCTTGGAGATGAAGCAGAGAGTCAGGCCTACCTGTCAAAAGTTGATGCCCTGATGAAAAATCACCCATCTCCATCCCAGGGCGAGCTCCACCCAGAGGTCTACGCTGAGAAAGCCTGGACCCTGATTTATTTTGGTGCAGATAGAAAGGTGGTTGCAGATTACTTTGAGAAAGCCATCAGGATGCAGCCGGACATGGTGGAGTGGAACACCAGTCATGTCTTGAGTTTAGTGAGTGTACAGGAGCATAGCAGCACAGGGGTGGAAGATGACCTCTTAGAGAAAATGAGAGAGGCAAAGGAACAGGATCCTGAGGACCTGTACCTTGCTGCCCTCTACCTTAAACAACGTGCCAAGAGAGGCGAAGGAATTGAAGATGAAGCACGTGAGTTTGCCAAAAACAATTTGGGGTCTCTGGGCCGGAGCTACAAGGGTATGAGAGTATTACTGAAGGTTTACAAATGTCACCTGTCTGTTGATGAAGCCATTGCTATGGCAGAAAGGGTTCTGAAAATACATCCACATAAACGTGGCCTGAAGAGGTGTGCTGCACTCTGCTACAGTTGGAAGCTTTTGCTATCAGGGAGGGATTTCCTGGAACCAGCCATGATAGACAGAGCAATCAGTCTACATGAGGAAGTGGTCTCTCTTTACCCTCACTCTCCATTCCTGAAGAAAATAGACCTTGCAACTGTCTATGCAAAGTCACGTCCTCACCAGGCACAGGCTAAGCAGATTTATGAGGAGCTGCTTCAAAGTGATCTGGAACCTGCAGACAAACAACTCCTTTACAACGCCTACGCAAAGTATTTATACTTTGATCTACAGGATTTCAATGGGTCAGTACAATATCACATGAGAGCAGCTGCAATACCAGAAAAAAACTACTTCTCTGGGAACAGCATCAGAGTTTTGGAGAAGATCAGAGAAAAAGGAAAGCATCCAATGTGTCAAGATATAGAGGAGTTTCTTCAGAACTTgtaagagacagaaaagaaaaaagaatattcaaagaaataaagggcttttagaaaactgtggaacagaaaGTGTAGAAATTATGGCAATTTTGGGGGTTTAATCTGGCCTCCACAACggaaaagaaaactggaaatctCATCTCAAGCCATTCAAAGAATCTTTGTAAATAAACTTACACttgatatttttaatgttttactatAATTCCTACATCCAGcccaaaaaatgtgttaatataCAGCTAAGTTATCAATGGCAACACATTTGGCGTTCAAATGTCAACGCTGGTTTTACCTTCCTCTAGAAGTCGTGGAATGGCTTCCTACTGAGGTACAGCAACACAACGTCGACAAAAGCACAACAGGATGCTGCagtaagaatgaaaaaaaaaaaaaaagcacaatctGTTGAGTTTGGCTCTCTTTGTGACAACCTCTACTCTAATGATTCCCTGAGTAATGGTTCCAATCCGATAACAGCAGAATGTATATTTAATATGTacctttatgtttttatatgtaGATTATAATGATGGGCTTTGTCATGATGGTGTATTGTCAATACTTTGGGAAAGGTTTGTGTGAATTGTGATTCAGATTTTGACTGAACTAGCTTTGTTAAACTCACATGTAATCATTCATATGTTCCTATCATG
The genomic region above belongs to Notolabrus celidotus isolate fNotCel1 chromosome 2, fNotCel1.pri, whole genome shotgun sequence and contains:
- the LOC117828861 gene encoding interferon-induced protein with tetratricopeptide repeats 1B-like; translation: MGFKLLSRSGAAQSQTTLESLQCHFTWNLDQNWPRCLRLREKLEDMAAEEGNRWLGHIYNLQGFIQYKLGLNEDAKASFSKAAEAFHELRHADEGPWLLVNYGSLAWLHHNLGDEAESQAYLSKVDALMKNHPSPSQGELHPEVYAEKAWTLIYFGADRKVVADYFEKAIRMQPDMVEWNTSHVLSLVSVQEHSSTGVEDDLLEKMREAKEQDPEDLYLAALYLKQRAKRGEGIEDEAREFAKNNLGSLGRSYKGMRVLLKVYKCHLSVDEAIAMAERVLKIHPHKRGLKRCAALCYSWKLLLSGRDFLEPAMIDRAISLHEEVVSLYPHSPFLKKIDLATVYAKSRPHQAQAKQIYEELLQSDLEPADKQLLYNAYAKYLYFDLQDFNGSVQYHMRAAAIPEKNYFSGNSIRVLEKIREKGKHPMCQDIEEFLQNL